A single region of the Brachypodium distachyon strain Bd21 chromosome 3, Brachypodium_distachyon_v3.0, whole genome shotgun sequence genome encodes:
- the LOC100844097 gene encoding uncharacterized protein LOC100844097: protein MSILWEKSSAWRWLVRRTRDSKPFFFTFAALCGVVPGVVGYGVMQLTSSRNDKLETHLRSTARPETTMMGQVNRERLAEYLGELQRKEDTNDRYVAALKGETLTRKRYERIQPVDPQAAQENAKAK from the exons ATGTCGATCTTGTGGGAGAAGAGCTCGGCGTGGCGGTGGCTGGTGCGGCGGACGCGGGACTCGAagcccttcttcttcaccttcGCGGCGCTCTGCGGCGTCGTCCCGGGCGTGGTGGGCTACGGCGTGATGCAGCTCACCAGCTCCCGCAACGACAAGCTCGAGACCCACCTCCGCTCCACTGCTCGTCCGGAAACCACG ATGATGGGGCAAGTGAACAGGGAGAGACTGGCAGAGTATCTTGGCGAGCTGCAAAGGAAAGAGGACACAAATGACAGGTACGTTGCTGCTCTTAAAGGGGAGACACTGACAAGGAAACGCTATGAACGAATTCAGCCTGTTGACCCCCAAGCCGCCCAGGAGAATGCCAAGGCAAAGTGA